One part of the Marinobacter sp. MDS2 genome encodes these proteins:
- the panC gene encoding pantoate--beta-alanine ligase: MRTVHSLKELRSILRAYRQQEKTIALVPTMGNLHEGHISLVRKASEAADIVVTSIFVNPMQFGANEDLDSYPRTLAEDQDKLAPAGNTLIFAPPVSEIYPEGLANQTKVVVPEVSEGHCGASRPGHFEGVATVVTMLFNMIQPDIAFFGEKDFQQLAVIRKMTRDLMMPIEIIGAPTVREDDGLAKSSRNGYLSEEERAIAPVVYKTLTHAARQLEAGSNDFAGLEQEARDTLSEAGLRPDYFNIVNSLTLKPAADTDKELTILVAAFLGTTRLIDNISVTR, encoded by the coding sequence ATGAGAACCGTACATTCACTCAAAGAACTGCGTAGCATCCTGAGAGCTTATCGCCAACAGGAAAAAACCATCGCGTTGGTGCCCACTATGGGCAATCTTCACGAAGGCCATATTTCCCTGGTTCGCAAAGCCTCGGAAGCGGCAGACATCGTCGTTACCAGCATCTTCGTCAACCCCATGCAGTTTGGTGCCAACGAAGATCTGGACTCTTACCCGCGCACCCTTGCAGAGGATCAGGACAAGCTGGCTCCGGCCGGTAACACGCTGATCTTCGCACCGCCGGTTTCCGAGATTTATCCGGAAGGCCTCGCCAATCAAACCAAAGTGGTGGTGCCGGAAGTCAGTGAAGGGCATTGTGGCGCGAGCCGCCCCGGTCATTTCGAAGGCGTGGCGACGGTAGTCACCATGCTGTTCAACATGATCCAGCCGGATATCGCGTTTTTTGGCGAAAAAGACTTCCAGCAGCTCGCGGTGATTCGCAAGATGACCCGGGACCTGATGATGCCCATCGAAATCATCGGCGCGCCCACCGTCCGGGAAGACGACGGTTTGGCCAAGAGCTCCCGCAACGGCTACCTGTCAGAAGAAGAGAGAGCCATTGCGCCTGTCGTATACAAAACTCTGACCCATGCCGCCCGGCAACTCGAAGCGGGCAGCAATGACTTTGCCGGGCTGGAACAGGAAGCTCGCGACACCCTGTCCGAAGCGGGCCTGCGCCCCGATTATTTCAACATTGTGAACAGCCTGACGCTAAAGCCGGCGGCAGATACCGACAAAGAGTTGACCATACTGGTGGCCGCTTTCCTGGGAACCACCCGGCTGATCGACAATATCTCTGTAACTCGCTAA
- the panB gene encoding 3-methyl-2-oxobutanoate hydroxymethyltransferase: MAVTINTLRELKQKGEAFSALTSYDSTFAQVVSEAGVDVILIGDSLGMVLQGNDSTLPVTMEHMIYHTSCVAKGNTGSLIMADMPFMSYGTVADALDNAAELMRAGAHMVKLEGTDWMRDTIEALSERGVPVCAHLGLTPQFVNKFGGYKVQGRDDKAAEAMIEHACELEAAGADIILLECVPAPLAARITQAVKAPVIGIGAGSDTDGQVLVLHDMLGVTPGRKPRFVKNFLAEASSIPEAIEAYAKAVKERTFPAEEHTFKA; this comes from the coding sequence ATGGCAGTTACCATTAATACCCTGCGGGAACTCAAGCAGAAAGGCGAAGCCTTCTCGGCATTAACCTCCTACGACTCCACCTTTGCACAGGTGGTCAGCGAAGCAGGCGTGGATGTAATCCTGATTGGTGACTCTCTTGGCATGGTGCTACAAGGTAACGACAGCACGCTGCCCGTAACCATGGAACACATGATCTACCACACCAGCTGCGTGGCGAAGGGCAACACAGGCTCGTTGATCATGGCCGACATGCCGTTTATGTCGTATGGCACCGTCGCAGATGCTCTGGACAACGCCGCTGAATTGATGCGCGCGGGTGCCCATATGGTGAAACTGGAAGGCACCGATTGGATGAGAGACACCATCGAAGCCTTGAGCGAACGGGGCGTGCCTGTGTGTGCTCATTTGGGCCTGACCCCCCAGTTCGTGAATAAATTCGGTGGTTATAAAGTTCAGGGCCGCGACGACAAAGCCGCGGAGGCCATGATCGAGCACGCGTGCGAGCTGGAAGCGGCTGGCGCTGACATCATCTTGCTGGAATGCGTTCCTGCGCCTCTCGCCGCCCGCATCACACAAGCCGTTAAAGCACCGGTTATCGGCATCGGCGCCGGCTCCGACACCGACGGCCAGGTACTGGTGTTGCACGACATGCTGGGCGTGACACCGGGCCGCAAGCCCCGGTTCGTAAAAAACTTCCTGGCCGAAGCGTCGTCCATTCCGGAAGCCATCGAAGCCTACGCCAAGGCTGTTAAAGAACGCACTTTCCCCGCCGAGGAGCATACGTTCAAGGCATGA
- the folK gene encoding 2-amino-4-hydroxy-6-hydroxymethyldihydropteridine diphosphokinase, with protein sequence MSTVAYVGLGSNLKDPAAQLARAVMELSRLPQTTLLAQSPFYASRPVGPQDQPDFVNGAVALATHLSPHQLLDHLQAIEQAHGRERLRHWGPRTLDLDVLLFGAEVINGERLTVPHAELANRDFALQPLLDLNPELTLPDGRRVEQLRAQCPDNQLRKLPPMAGSD encoded by the coding sequence ATGAGCACGGTTGCTTATGTCGGGCTGGGGAGTAATCTGAAAGACCCGGCTGCTCAGCTGGCCCGAGCCGTTATGGAGCTGTCACGCCTGCCCCAGACCACCTTGTTGGCGCAGTCGCCCTTCTACGCCAGCCGGCCGGTCGGGCCACAAGATCAGCCCGACTTCGTGAATGGCGCAGTGGCGCTGGCGACACACTTATCGCCCCATCAATTACTGGATCATCTGCAGGCCATCGAGCAGGCCCATGGGCGGGAACGGCTCCGACACTGGGGGCCACGCACACTGGACCTGGACGTGCTACTTTTTGGCGCCGAAGTCATCAACGGCGAACGCCTCACCGTTCCCCATGCCGAGCTGGCAAACCGGGATTTTGCGCTTCAGCCGTTGCTGGACCTGAACCCGGAACTGACATTACCCGACGGCCGCCGCGTCGAACAGCTGCGCGCGCAATGCCCGGACAATCAGCTACGCAAGCTACCGCCAATGGCCGGATCAGACTAA
- the pcnB gene encoding polynucleotide adenylyltransferase PcnB has protein sequence MPKRLVEKLRSFMPGTGKKKAKHYQRQEIPRDQHNVSRSMISEPAKKVLNRLNKSGYEAYLVGGGVRDIVLGGRPKDFDIATNATPEEVHDLFRNSRLIGRRFRIVHVVFGREIIEVTTFRGNAEASNEDHSDHEHKTSEHGLLLRDNVYGNLEDDALRRDFTINALYYCIRDFTIIDFANGMQDLENRQIRLIGDPATRYREDPVRMLRAIRFAAKLGFDIEPDTEAPIRELAPLLGHIPPARLFDEVLKLFSAGYGEATYELLKDYGLLEMLFPETVRALNSGESDELIRQALRNTDARIAQGKSVTPYFLFAAMLWPALQAEWRLRQDNGDPVQPALHGAIGKVIGRQVQATSIPKRFSGPMKEIWELQIRLPRRQGKRAFATLSHPRFRAAYDFLLVRESAGELEPGLGAWWTDFQKADERGQEKMLSQLGSAAGPRKRGRKRSPNKKPPQS, from the coding sequence ATGCCTAAAAGACTTGTAGAAAAGCTGCGTTCTTTCATGCCCGGCACCGGGAAAAAGAAAGCCAAACATTACCAGCGCCAAGAGATTCCGAGAGACCAGCACAATGTGTCTCGCTCGATGATCAGCGAACCCGCCAAAAAAGTGCTGAACCGACTGAACAAGTCCGGCTACGAAGCCTACTTGGTGGGCGGCGGCGTGCGCGACATTGTTCTGGGCGGCAGGCCCAAAGATTTTGACATCGCCACCAACGCCACGCCGGAAGAAGTACACGACCTGTTTCGAAACTCGCGGCTGATCGGCCGTCGGTTCCGCATCGTGCACGTAGTCTTTGGCCGCGAGATCATCGAGGTGACCACCTTCCGCGGCAACGCCGAAGCCTCTAACGAGGATCACTCTGACCACGAACACAAAACCAGCGAGCACGGTTTGCTGTTGAGGGACAACGTTTACGGGAACCTGGAAGACGATGCTCTGCGCCGCGACTTCACCATCAATGCGCTTTATTACTGCATTCGTGATTTCACCATCATCGATTTCGCCAACGGCATGCAGGATCTTGAAAACCGTCAGATCCGACTGATTGGCGACCCGGCAACCCGCTACCGCGAAGACCCGGTTCGCATGCTGCGTGCGATCCGCTTCGCCGCGAAGCTGGGTTTCGATATCGAGCCGGACACCGAAGCCCCCATTCGGGAACTTGCCCCCTTGCTGGGCCACATCCCCCCGGCTCGCCTGTTTGATGAAGTACTTAAACTGTTCTCGGCCGGTTACGGCGAAGCCACCTACGAGCTCCTGAAAGACTACGGCTTGCTGGAGATGCTGTTCCCGGAAACCGTACGCGCTCTTAATAGCGGCGAATCCGACGAACTCATCCGTCAGGCCCTGCGCAATACCGATGCACGTATTGCCCAAGGCAAGTCGGTAACGCCGTACTTCCTGTTTGCCGCCATGCTGTGGCCGGCGCTGCAAGCCGAATGGCGCCTGCGCCAAGACAACGGCGACCCGGTTCAACCAGCGTTACACGGCGCAATCGGAAAAGTGATCGGCCGTCAGGTGCAAGCCACGTCAATACCCAAGCGCTTCTCTGGCCCGATGAAAGAAATCTGGGAACTCCAGATCCGTCTCCCGCGGCGCCAGGGCAAGCGCGCTTTCGCCACCCTCAGTCATCCGCGCTTCCGGGCCGCGTACGATTTCTTGTTGGTACGTGAATCAGCCGGGGAGCTGGAACCCGGCCTTGGTGCCTGGTGGACCGATTTTCAAAAAGCGGATGAGCGCGGGCAGGAAAAAATGCTGTCTCAGCTCGGCTCTGCAGCGGGGCCTCGCAAACGCGGCCGCAAACGCAGCCCCAACAAAAAGCCGCCGCAGTCATGA
- a CDS encoding sigma-54 dependent transcriptional regulator, whose product MPRILIVEDEDIIRSAVRKLLQHAGYEVADAISVEAAEELEPDTFDLVITDLRLPGAAGTEMINRAPDTPVLIMTSYASLRSAVDSMKMGAVDYIAKPFDHDEMLAAVEGILARKDARPASSEEAAESGAEAPDPSNIMFGQCEPMEKVFTLIRKVAPTQTTVLINGESGTGKELAARALHLLSPRASKPLISVNCAAIPESLIESELFGHEKGSFTGAVSARTGLIEAADGGSLFLDEIGELPAEAQARLLRVLQESEIRKVGATQSRKVDVRMIAATHRNLKAMTRTGEFREDLYYRLNVMQIRLPPLRERRADILGLAGRFLKQQAQRLDRPDLHLSPDAMQALQRYRWPGNVRELENAIERASILADGDTITPAVLDLDSDSGDEYIPETLVEGNNESTPTRDSDSANDLSLEDYFQHFVIENQDRMSETELAQKLGISRKSLWERRQRLGIPRKKTSGS is encoded by the coding sequence ATGCCCCGCATTCTGATAGTTGAAGACGAAGATATTATCCGGTCTGCAGTCCGTAAACTGCTCCAGCATGCTGGCTACGAGGTGGCCGATGCCATCTCCGTAGAAGCAGCCGAAGAACTGGAACCCGATACCTTCGATCTGGTCATTACCGACCTCCGGCTGCCCGGTGCCGCCGGCACCGAAATGATCAACCGGGCCCCCGATACGCCGGTGCTGATCATGACCAGCTACGCCAGCCTGCGCTCTGCCGTAGATTCGATGAAAATGGGCGCTGTGGATTACATCGCGAAACCGTTCGATCACGATGAAATGCTGGCCGCAGTAGAGGGCATCCTTGCCCGCAAAGACGCACGGCCCGCCAGCAGCGAAGAAGCGGCCGAATCCGGAGCCGAAGCACCGGATCCATCCAACATCATGTTTGGTCAGTGCGAACCGATGGAAAAGGTGTTCACGCTTATTCGAAAAGTGGCACCGACTCAAACCACAGTTCTGATCAACGGTGAATCGGGTACCGGTAAAGAACTGGCCGCCCGCGCACTGCATCTTCTGAGCCCCCGTGCCTCCAAGCCTCTGATTTCGGTCAACTGCGCGGCCATCCCGGAGAGCCTGATTGAATCAGAGCTGTTCGGTCACGAGAAGGGGTCGTTTACCGGAGCGGTATCCGCACGAACCGGCCTGATCGAAGCCGCTGACGGCGGCAGTCTGTTTCTCGACGAGATCGGGGAGCTCCCTGCAGAAGCACAGGCCCGATTGCTTCGGGTCCTGCAAGAAAGTGAGATTCGAAAAGTAGGCGCAACCCAAAGCCGAAAGGTGGATGTGCGCATGATTGCCGCGACACACCGAAACCTAAAAGCCATGACCCGGACCGGCGAGTTTCGGGAAGATCTCTATTACCGGCTGAACGTGATGCAGATCCGACTACCTCCCTTGCGAGAGCGTCGCGCAGACATCCTCGGGCTGGCTGGGCGATTCCTGAAACAACAAGCACAAAGGCTCGACCGGCCCGACCTGCACCTGAGCCCCGACGCCATGCAAGCTTTGCAGCGCTACCGCTGGCCGGGCAATGTTCGGGAGCTGGAAAACGCCATAGAACGCGCGTCTATCCTTGCGGACGGCGACACCATCACGCCGGCCGTCCTGGACCTCGACAGCGACTCAGGAGACGAGTACATCCCTGAAACCCTGGTGGAAGGCAACAACGAAAGCACCCCCACCCGGGATTCCGACTCTGCCAACGATTTGTCTCTGGAAGACTACTTCCAGCATTTCGTGATCGAAAACCAGGACCGCATGAGCGAAACCGAGCTGGCACAGAAACTGGGCATTAGCCGCAAATCACTCTGGGAGCGCAGACAACGTTTAGGCATTCCTCGCAAAAAAACCAGCGGCAGTTAA
- a CDS encoding ATP-binding protein gives MSFSAPGLLLASLLYLSLLFGIAWATERGTLLRRWVRHPLTYTLSLGVYAGIWAVYGAIGFAAKSGFGYLAYYVGISGAFLLAPVLLNPILRISRAYQLTSLADLFAYRYRSQWAGTLVTLCSATAIMALLSMQIQAVSASASILAPDTSPTFISTLFCLIVVLFAVLFGARRHQASGHHQGLVLAIAFDSLVKLAALLVLGGVILFGVFKGNAGLENWLADTSRPESPMAMNVNDGTWRALLLMSFAAALVLPHMYHMTFSENPSPRALGKASWGLPLYLFLLGLPVPLIVWGGQALEVAAPPAFFSIGIAQALDSPMLTLMMYIAGLSAASGLMIVSTLALAGMVLNHVVLPLKTPKDQGDIYHWLQWVKRLLIAAILITALLFHEIVGQRLDLSILGAISLTGTLQLLPGVLGVIYWPEGNRRGLIAGLVTGLSIWALTLVLPFSYTFDLLSLIGMPVTAGYDNWHVVTFTSLAANVAMFSVVSILSPATPEEASAAQACSMGALSRPQRRELFASSSADFIHHLAEPLGINVARREVQQALAQLNLPPSEFRPYQLRRLRDQIEANLSGLLGPSIARDMVKRHLGFKPMAHGGTGQDIRYVERALGDYQNQLTGLAGELDNLRRHYRQTLQNLPIPACSIGDDGEILMWNHTMEALTGISADEVVGAKLLALPEHWHALLDDFNKGNDPHRYKHRLDLRGKPHWLNLHKAALNGPEHPEGGSIILVEDQTETRLLEDELMHSERLASVGRLAAGVAHEIGNPVTGISSLAQNLKLETDNPEILDTANQIQQQTRRISTILQSLMNFSRTGNHAHATRYEPVDLHRCVEESINLLSLGDNSKGIQYENVCPQDLQILGDEQRLVQVFVNLLANARDASPENGRIQVTGKRDSYSAIIEVIDEGTGIPSDQQDHVFEPFFTTKASNKGTGLGLSLVYSIVEEHYGNIQVESPAHPTSGKGTCMRLRLPAYEPDTDADSRPNERS, from the coding sequence ATGAGTTTTAGCGCCCCGGGGCTGCTTCTGGCCAGCCTGCTTTATCTGAGCCTTCTGTTTGGCATTGCCTGGGCAACCGAGCGCGGCACGCTGCTTCGCCGATGGGTACGCCATCCACTGACATACACACTCAGCCTCGGTGTGTATGCGGGCATCTGGGCGGTTTACGGCGCCATCGGATTCGCCGCCAAATCGGGCTTTGGCTACCTGGCTTACTACGTCGGAATCAGCGGCGCCTTCCTGCTAGCCCCCGTGCTACTGAATCCGATTCTGCGGATTAGCCGGGCTTATCAGCTCACATCGCTGGCCGACTTGTTCGCTTACCGATACCGAAGCCAATGGGCGGGCACGCTGGTCACGCTCTGCTCTGCCACAGCGATCATGGCCTTGCTCAGCATGCAGATTCAGGCGGTTTCGGCCTCAGCCAGCATACTTGCACCCGACACCTCGCCCACGTTTATCAGCACGCTCTTCTGTCTGATTGTCGTGCTGTTTGCCGTGCTGTTCGGCGCTCGCCGACACCAGGCGTCAGGACACCACCAGGGTTTGGTTCTGGCCATTGCGTTCGACTCACTGGTTAAGCTGGCGGCCTTGCTGGTATTGGGTGGCGTCATCCTGTTTGGCGTATTTAAAGGGAATGCCGGGCTGGAAAACTGGCTGGCCGACACATCACGCCCAGAATCCCCGATGGCCATGAACGTAAACGACGGCACTTGGCGGGCGCTGCTATTGATGTCATTTGCCGCCGCACTGGTTTTGCCGCACATGTATCATATGACGTTCAGCGAAAACCCCTCTCCAAGAGCGCTCGGCAAAGCCAGCTGGGGGCTTCCGCTTTATTTGTTTCTGCTCGGCCTACCGGTGCCACTGATCGTGTGGGGCGGCCAAGCGCTCGAGGTGGCAGCCCCCCCGGCCTTCTTCAGCATCGGCATCGCTCAGGCGCTGGACAGTCCAATGCTGACGCTGATGATGTATATCGCCGGCCTGTCGGCGGCCAGCGGACTCATGATTGTCAGTACGCTGGCGCTCGCCGGCATGGTTCTCAACCACGTTGTCCTCCCCCTTAAAACCCCGAAAGATCAGGGCGATATTTACCATTGGCTGCAATGGGTCAAGCGCCTGTTGATCGCCGCCATTCTGATTACCGCCCTGCTGTTTCATGAGATTGTTGGCCAACGTCTCGACCTCTCCATTCTCGGCGCCATTTCGCTGACCGGCACCCTGCAACTGCTGCCCGGTGTGCTTGGGGTCATTTACTGGCCCGAAGGCAATCGCCGTGGTTTGATCGCGGGTCTGGTGACCGGGCTGTCAATCTGGGCCCTCACTCTCGTGCTGCCTTTTTCCTACACCTTTGACCTGCTGTCGCTGATAGGCATGCCGGTAACCGCAGGCTACGACAACTGGCACGTGGTCACTTTCACCAGCCTGGCTGCCAACGTTGCCATGTTTTCGGTGGTTTCTATTCTAAGCCCGGCCACACCGGAAGAAGCCAGTGCAGCTCAGGCTTGCTCTATGGGGGCGCTTTCGCGCCCTCAAAGGCGCGAGCTATTCGCCTCTTCATCCGCTGACTTCATCCATCATCTGGCCGAACCACTGGGCATAAACGTTGCCCGTCGGGAAGTACAGCAAGCGCTCGCACAACTGAACCTGCCGCCCTCGGAATTCCGCCCCTACCAACTACGGCGGCTAAGGGACCAGATTGAAGCGAACCTGTCCGGACTTCTGGGCCCCTCTATCGCCAGAGACATGGTAAAAAGACATCTGGGTTTCAAACCCATGGCCCACGGCGGCACCGGGCAAGACATCCGCTACGTGGAAAGAGCCCTCGGTGACTACCAGAACCAGCTCACGGGGCTGGCCGGCGAGCTGGACAACCTGCGCCGCCATTACCGGCAAACCCTGCAGAACCTGCCAATTCCTGCCTGCTCTATTGGTGACGACGGCGAAATACTGATGTGGAATCACACCATGGAAGCGCTGACCGGCATCTCTGCCGATGAAGTGGTTGGCGCAAAACTCCTTGCGCTACCAGAGCACTGGCACGCGCTACTGGATGACTTTAACAAAGGCAACGATCCTCACCGATACAAACACCGGCTGGATCTGCGCGGCAAACCGCACTGGCTGAATTTGCACAAAGCGGCGTTGAATGGCCCGGAGCACCCGGAAGGCGGCTCTATTATTCTGGTAGAGGACCAGACTGAAACCCGGCTGCTTGAAGATGAATTGATGCACAGCGAGCGCTTGGCCTCGGTGGGCCGTCTCGCCGCCGGCGTCGCCCACGAAATCGGCAACCCGGTCACGGGCATTTCGTCACTGGCACAGAACCTCAAACTGGAAACGGACAACCCCGAGATTCTGGACACGGCGAACCAGATCCAGCAACAAACCCGGCGCATCTCGACCATTTTGCAATCGCTGATGAATTTCTCACGCACGGGCAACCATGCCCATGCCACACGCTATGAGCCGGTTGATCTTCACCGGTGTGTCGAGGAATCAATCAACCTGCTCTCACTGGGCGATAACAGCAAGGGCATCCAATACGAAAACGTTTGCCCGCAGGACCTGCAAATACTCGGCGACGAACAGCGCCTGGTGCAGGTATTTGTTAACCTGCTCGCGAACGCACGAGACGCCTCTCCCGAGAATGGCCGAATTCAGGTGACTGGCAAGCGCGATAGTTACTCCGCTATCATCGAGGTTATTGACGAAGGCACAGGAATACCGTCGGACCAACAAGATCATGTTTTTGAGCCTTTTTTTACGACTAAGGCATCCAACAAAGGCACAGGGCTAGGCCTCTCCCTTGTGTACAGCATTGTTGAAGAACACTATGGCAATATCCAGGTAGAAAGCCCCGCCCATCCGACGAGCGGCAAAGGAACTTGCATGAGGCTTCGCCTGCCAGCTTACGAACCCGACACTGATGCTGACAGTCGCCCGAACGAAAGGTCGTGA